The genomic window AGTGAGAAACAATAAAGTCTTAAAGATAAATGATTCATCtttgacaacaacaaaaatctcaTTACTTTAAAATGTTTCaataagtaaatattttttttattttaatttaagcacACGCTCGCTCGCGCGcacatatatgtatgtatgtatgtatgtatgttagtatgcatgctaagactttgaattaatattaattataagtttcaatatatatttaatattcatgcggtattatatttgtattgaaAACAAGTTTGTTGTTGTAACTAGTTAAGTTACTGtgacaactaattaatattgattttagttagttaacttgttaaaagaAAGTAATTAAAGATAGATTAAAAGGTGATTAAGATGAACAAATATAAGGTCGAGATGTGCTGGTAATGTTATAAAGAtaaatgtgagaaaaaaaaaataaaggaagacaAGAAAAGGAGTGATAAGTTTcaacaatcttttttatttcccaTGTTCATGCTATTCTGTAGAAAATTACagacttgattttctttttaaagatgcatttttatgttgttttgacCACACACAAGTTAATAACTTAGCCAAGAGTCGTGGTATCAGAGTAAAGTTTGAAGGAAGACGAGTTTGGATGtgaaatcagataaaaaaaagttgatttaaaaGAGATGGCTAAGGTAAACAACTTAAATTGAAGTTCTGTCCAGCCTCCTATGtttacaataaattatgaattttgaaGCATAAAGATGAAGATTTTGCTCACTTCACTTGATTTGTGGGAGATGATAAAGACTGTATTTGAGGAATTTTAGTCAATAGATAACATGGTCATAACACAAGTTAGAGATTTGAAGGATACAAGGAgtaaaaatattgaagttcTTGGATTAATTCAAAGAGTACTTCTTGGTTCAGGTGTGTTTGCTTGGTGTTTAAAGAAGCAACAGGCAGTGTCTCAATCGTATATGCtgaagctgaatatgttgcaATTGGTTTAGCTATTTAGCAAGCTATTTGGTTTAGAAGAACTATGAACGATgcaaaagaagaacaagaagagccACCAACATTGTTTTGTGACAATAAATAAGCTATAACAATGGCAAGAAATCCAGGTTTTCACAGCAGAACCAAGAACATTGCACTTAAACATGATTTCATTCATGAAGCAATTAAAGAAAGAGAGGTTGATATTAAGTATTGCAAATCAGAGGAGCAAGTGAATGATATATCTACAAAAGCATtgtcaaatgataaattttaaaagttgagAAATGCATCAGGTGTTCAAGTTCAACATATGAAAGACATATAAAAGGCGAGAATGTTAAGGTTAATATGTTGTAACTAGTTACTAGGACATctatttgaccttgaatttagTTAGTTAACTTGAATTAAGAGAAATAATTAGAGTTGGATTAAAAGCTGATTAAGATGAAACTAAGATgtgtttttgtgtgtgtatttgaatgtgagaaaaaagaagaaaagaaaaaagaaaaaagagttgtAAGTTTCTGCAATGTTTTTATCTCTCTTATTCATGCCTTTCCCCCTCCTTGAAGAtgcattttttatgttgttttgacCACAAATAAGCTAATAACTTAGCCAACAGCTATTTGCAAAAGGAAGATGGGAAAACTGAACCAAAAGCTAGATTTCTGTCCAGTGATTCAAGGCCTGTCAACATGCCAAAACGATGTTTTTGTAAGAAATAGTTCATAATTGGTTCTCTCATAAATCATTACCATTAAATTTACTGCTCAAGGTCCTTAAAGGGGGTTATCCTCCTTCCAACAATGAGCTTGTAATGAGGCCTTACAGCGAGGTCAGGTGGAGGCTCCAAGAACACAGGCGATGACGTTCTTGTCTAGTCTTTGGTCACTGTGCTTTTGTGGAGCACACTTTCATGCTTCCTGTTGCTCAAAATCAGTTGAAAGACAAGGATTTGTTAGCAGATAGTAATTAGCAAGATTACTTTGATTAAGAGCATTTAATTTGGAGAGAGAGACCTCAATCTGGTCTCCGATGCAGATGGCTAGGGCATTATGTATGTACGTGATACCATACTATTGTCCATCTCTGCAGGATTGGAGGCCCTGAACATCATTGGCATATCACATGTATACATCACTCCCTCCTCCTTACATTCAAGCAAAAAACGTTGTATATCATGAATATAATCCTAAGATTTCACTTAAAATCTGCGCATGATACAGAGAAAGATGTCGTCCTGTCAATATGCCAAAGCAAAAATTTCTCAAGACCAGAGAAAACTAGTACGACAATTTTGAACACATTGAGACAACCgtgggttaaattaaaattcttgcAATTCAagacaaaaattaaaggattatcTTTGCAGagacgaatttttttttaaaaaaaaaaaattcccatttCAATAGTTAGACTTTATAATGGGAGGTCGCTTGCTCATTTTTTAATCCCTTTTGGCTTTGGATGCGCTACTTTCGTTATAATCTGGTGATCTTTTCGGATAATTTAAGTacttttattagttttaaattagaaacaacaattaatacaccataaatttttaaaatgctaGTCAGAACTTAGAAatggatttaaataaaaaaaatatttgttcttaaaaaaCAGACTCTAAAATTACAACAATTATACGACAGGACAGCATAAATTGCAGTGGTGGGGATCAAGGAGGCTATAGCTtaattttccttaattttagTAGTTAAGGTATTTTCTTGCTAGCTTTTGCATATAAAAATCAGTTTATGTTTTGGGCCAAGTATGAACATCATGAAGTCAAGTAACATCAAATTCGGACAAGCATTATTGTGAAGCAAAATGAAATGCGGATCTACAAAGGATCCAAGGCAGATATATTCTTAGTGCTTTGGAAAGACACGACAGAATTTCTGGACATGAAAATTAACCTCCGGGTGAGTTGTATGAATCCTGAGCAACTAAAATGGTGGAACGAATACGTAACCAGGACATGTTGGGCCTACCCTCGTAAATTAAAATGCATTTCCATGGTATAGTtagatttttcttctctctgaATTGATTGCTTTTATGTATATGAAAAGTCGCCATAAACAAATGCTAATCTGCATGTTGAACTCAAATTGAAAACCACCCAGTCCCGATTTTACCATGCAGTTTCAGCTATTGTCCCTCCTTATTTGCTGTATAGACTTGCCGATATTGCGAGAACTAGGCGTCGTCAAGTGGGAGTCAAACATTTGTGCACTGTTGCACGGCAATTAGGCATTCTCGTGCCCTGTGTCTAAAGCAGGGCGAAAGGATCTCGCATTCATTTGGTTTTGCTCCAGGCAGTTGTTGCATAGCTCGATGCATGAACCGTAGGGGCCAGACCATTCATAACAATTGACCAATCCCCTAGAAGAAGATTTGGCTGTCCTAAAAGAAGATTTGGTTGACAACGGAAACCACCATCCACACAAAATGGTAAGTAATCATGCTGAAGGATGATTGCCTCCAAAGCACACAATTATTGCTTCATATTTAGAAACTCTGAAATATCTCATCAGTCTGTTACAAATTGTTTACATAACGCTGCAGCAAGAACGATAACATTTAAGAACTATGAACAAGGCAAAGATCTTAGAATTTCTATTGACACAAATCACGTTTCATTTCCAACTGCAAATGAGCTAGAGATACCTCAACACATTAGCCACAGCATGAGCCACAGGCAGGCAAGGAACCTGGAAGTAAAGGATATCAAAATTGTGTTTAACAAAAAGTTGTAAAGCAAACACTTAAATAtccaaaaatcaataaaataaacttactATGATCAATCCCTCTAACATTGTCCAGCCCCCGGGGTGGGCCACGTGGGCCACCGCCATATGGTCCACTCCCAGGACCTCCTGGGCCACCATCCCATTTCTTGCTAGAACCAGATCCTTTTCTGTACGCATCTGTCTTTTCCATCTAAGACATGGAAGGAATGAAGAAGATCACTCTCTAGAGCTAGAAGACAAGCGCCAAAACAGGCATATTATGACAAAGCAACAAGGTAAAATCATTATATTACCGAGAACATAGTAGAAAAGAACACGCCTATGAAATTCACAATAGCCCAGAAGAAGTCAGTGATTGTTCTTAGTCGCCATATTGATCGCTGGGATTTCACAACACCTGACAACaacagcaagaagaagaaggacgCAAACATATTGTTGTTAATCATTCATGACAATAATAatcaaagagaaggaaaagctCCCAATCAATTTTCAATGCTCATCATGTTTGTTTCCCCTTTAAAATTCACACCAAGAAAAGAAATGTACATGTTGCCCCGATCAACCATACAGTTAGTCAACCACAGTTTTTGCTTGTTGTCACTATTTCATTCAATGTTGCCACCCAATTGCATTACAAGCCACAGGGTTATAGAGCATTTTACAAGCAATTAATTTCATCACCCAATTTTCACAAATGATAAAGTACCACATAATATTTACGTCAAACAACACCATAAAAGAGACATGAGGACTGGATTAAGAAAAAGCACAGGACATCATCAACTTTCACACAAGACAATATGTTGTAAAAGAAGAGCATCGACATCAAAACTAATAACGGAAAGGCAGGAAAATGTTGATTGTATAAAGTTTCCAGCATAAGAGAAAATTAGAAACAGTCCCCAGAAGAATTAATTGTCTAAATGTGTAGCGACCAAGAATTAATAATGTCAGCACACAGATTTCATGTGCAAGAGAAAACACTAACGGGTAAATTTAATGTCCCATCAATTTCATCGAAACATGTACTATCTTCCACCTTAAAATGGTTTGTGATCCTCTTGAAGAACCATAAGTTGTTCGATTAGAAGCTCAAAAGATCAGATCATGGCATGATCTTCTAACTAACAGTGATCAAGCTCCTGCGTCATTAACATCGACATAACAGATAATCTAATTAAAGAAACTCGAAGCATAatttatgttcatttttttatgcatgaatTCATCTTAGGCACAATTAGTTCTTCACCCAGTCAATTTAAGCgttgacttaaaaaatcaactcaCGCTAAAACCCTAATTCATAAATTGAATGCATGGaacaaaaaatcacaaaccaTATAGATAGATTCGCAATAGAGAAAAGGGCTAGATAAAATTCACATAAATCAAACCCTAACATTTGAGAGattaaaatgatgaagaaaacgTAGCGAGGAGAAAGAGAGTGCCTAACCTCGTTCGACGTAAGCCATGGGTGAGAGCTACAGAGTGTGAGAGAGCAAATTTCCAGGTTTCTTCGATCAATTTTGAGATTAATTATATCGAGGGAGCTTGGGTGTTGTAATTTTTACgcttatatatattgatggcgTCTTTCGAACAGCGACATAATTATTACACCTTCGGTTGATTTTGATTGGCTATAGCCCTGTCGAGGTGCACGTGGTGGAGTATTAGTGGTTATGATGAAATCATTGAAGTGCAGGTACAAATACGGTGCTCCGTGatatagtagtagtaatagaaaaataaacatggCAGCTTCAAAATCTTGATCTAACTGGATGGGCTTTAAGATTTGAACCTGTCATTTTGGTCCtactataatgtttttttttttttttattattaatatatatattcggattaatttatatatattttaattaattttacaggttttaagattaataattatataaatctctaataatctaaaaaatctcaaatttataattattaaaaaataaatttaaaacctgaaataaatatcaaactaaCGGTAATGTTACCTTGCCATGACCCAGCTCTCTCATAGCTTTCTATTTATCAAAAACATACGGGAGGGGGGAATTCACGTAAAAGACTAAGTTAGggataaaacaatttttttttcttttaaatctatTATTCATTCTCACTTTGATTGGGTGTATAAAAGTATTTACAGCTTATTTTTAACAATGGAATACCCTCATTGtccttaaaagaaaacaatcaaatacTTGGTTGCCAggggttttttttagattttatatttttt from Populus trichocarpa isolate Nisqually-1 chromosome 5, P.trichocarpa_v4.1, whole genome shotgun sequence includes these protein-coding regions:
- the LOC7469137 gene encoding uncharacterized protein LOC7469137, producing the protein MAYVERGVVKSQRSIWRLRTITDFFWAIVNFIGVFFSTMFSMEKTDAYRKGSGSSKKWDGGPGGPGSGPYGGGPRGPPRGLDNVRGIDHSSLPACGSCCG